A part of Streptomyces sp. NBC_01451 genomic DNA contains:
- a CDS encoding universal stress protein: MSRTVTVGLDGSQESRAAAEWAAREAKLRGLPLKIVHVWEPFPAAMAQAPLLGPETRQHWSERLLRESAEGLRLRHPGVEILAEQIPGGAAEVLSRAAEDSELLVLGSRPLSGIGGFMVGSVAMSVVAHATEPVVLVRAGEQAADEHELDPVGIPSAAAPFRPVVLGLDTGSPDDSVIEFAFVEAARRYTSLHVVHGWNPPPYYAYGLAADVEFQIELGRQRADALAEVLRPWRQKFPAVIVTEECRFGQAAGHLIDASHDASLVVVGRRIRRNPFGAHIGHVTHAVLHHSTVPVAVVAHG; this comes from the coding sequence ATGTCCCGTACCGTCACCGTAGGTCTCGACGGCTCGCAGGAGAGCCGGGCAGCCGCGGAATGGGCGGCCCGCGAGGCGAAGCTTCGCGGTCTGCCGCTGAAGATTGTGCACGTGTGGGAGCCATTCCCGGCTGCCATGGCGCAGGCCCCGCTTCTCGGCCCCGAGACACGGCAGCACTGGAGCGAACGTCTCCTTCGTGAGTCCGCCGAGGGGCTGCGTCTGCGCCACCCCGGGGTCGAGATCCTCGCGGAACAGATCCCTGGCGGGGCCGCCGAGGTCCTCTCGCGGGCGGCGGAGGATTCCGAACTGCTCGTCCTGGGTTCCCGGCCACTGAGCGGGATCGGCGGATTCATGGTCGGTTCCGTCGCCATGAGCGTCGTGGCGCATGCCACCGAGCCCGTGGTCCTGGTCCGGGCCGGCGAACAGGCAGCGGACGAGCACGAGTTGGACCCGGTGGGCATTCCGTCCGCCGCTGCTCCCTTCCGGCCCGTCGTCCTCGGCCTGGACACCGGCAGTCCCGACGACTCCGTCATCGAGTTCGCCTTTGTCGAGGCCGCCCGCCGATACACCTCCCTGCACGTCGTCCACGGATGGAACCCGCCGCCGTATTACGCGTACGGACTCGCCGCCGACGTCGAATTCCAAATCGAGCTCGGCCGGCAGCGGGCCGATGCCCTGGCCGAGGTCCTGCGCCCGTGGCGGCAGAAATTCCCCGCCGTCATCGTCACGGAGGAGTGCCGCTTCGGACAGGCCGCCGGCCATCTGATCGACGCCTCCCATGACGCGTCGCTGGTTGTCGTGGGCCGGCGTATCCGCCGTAACCCGTTCGGTGCCCACATCGGCCATGTCACGCATGCCGTCCTGCACCACTCCACCGTTCCCGTCGCTGTCGTCGCCCACGGCTGA
- a CDS encoding Rv1733c family protein yields the protein MRGNRCTRKRLWRWRSNPLRRHDDIVEAWIVLALWAIITIGGTVAGLVTANAAADMFAGQRAERHAVRAVLLTDAPPAVSTLRGASGRSMATVRWTAPDGSTRTADTLVNAGLTAGSGFVVWQDGQGELTTEPIGPTDAAIEAGFLGAAAALSLAGISCVAGALARWRLDQRRIDRWGREWDQVGPRWSHKTG from the coding sequence ATGCGCGGCAACAGGTGCACAAGGAAGCGGCTCTGGCGGTGGCGGAGCAACCCGTTGCGACGCCACGACGACATCGTCGAGGCCTGGATCGTGTTGGCACTGTGGGCGATCATCACCATAGGAGGCACGGTCGCCGGTCTGGTGACGGCCAACGCCGCCGCCGACATGTTCGCCGGACAGCGCGCCGAGCGCCATGCCGTTCGAGCCGTGCTGCTCACCGACGCCCCACCGGCTGTTTCGACGCTCAGGGGAGCGAGCGGCCGGTCGATGGCGACGGTCCGCTGGACAGCCCCCGACGGTTCCACCCGCACCGCCGATACATTGGTGAACGCGGGACTGACGGCCGGATCCGGCTTCGTCGTCTGGCAGGACGGCCAGGGCGAGCTCACCACCGAGCCGATCGGCCCCACGGACGCAGCCATCGAGGCGGGCTTCCTCGGTGCGGCAGCCGCACTGTCCCTCGCCGGGATCTCCTGCGTCGCCGGAGCCCTCGCACGTTGGCGGCTCGACCAGCGGCGTATCGACCGCTGGGGCCGGGAGTGGGACCAGGTCGGTCCGCGGTGGAGCCACAAGACCGGTTGA
- a CDS encoding zinc-dependent alcohol dehydrogenase family protein, whose amino-acid sequence MKGFVFHGPGQSAWEEVPDPGIKEPTDAIVRVDTATICGTDLHILKGDVPEVRPGTVLGHEAVGEIVEAGSDVRTVRPGDRVLVSCISACGRCRYCRESVYGQCRGGGGWILGHLIDGTQAEYVRVPYADLSVYALPSAVDSKDAVLLADIFPTSYEVGVLNGRVRPGDTVAVVGAGPIGLAAIATARLFSPERIVAVDLAASRLEAARRLGADAVADAREHPEQLIADLTDGLGADVVIEAVGVPETFELCTRMVRPGGHVANVGVHGKPATLHLEDLWIKNVTITTGLVDTYSTPTLLRMTAAGRLPTAEMVTHTFPLDRMEEAYDVFSRAADTGALKVVLGGPQHEVAVRAT is encoded by the coding sequence ATGAAGGGCTTCGTCTTCCACGGTCCCGGTCAGTCTGCCTGGGAGGAGGTCCCGGATCCCGGCATCAAGGAGCCCACCGACGCGATCGTGCGGGTGGACACTGCCACCATCTGCGGGACGGACCTGCACATCCTCAAGGGCGATGTGCCCGAGGTGCGCCCAGGCACGGTGCTCGGGCACGAGGCGGTCGGCGAGATCGTCGAGGCGGGCAGCGACGTACGTACCGTGCGGCCCGGGGACCGCGTCCTGGTCTCCTGCATCAGCGCCTGCGGGCGGTGCCGCTACTGCCGGGAGAGCGTGTACGGGCAGTGCCGGGGCGGCGGGGGCTGGATCCTCGGCCACCTGATCGACGGCACCCAGGCCGAGTACGTCCGTGTCCCCTACGCGGACCTGTCCGTGTACGCCCTGCCCAGCGCGGTGGACAGCAAGGACGCCGTCCTGCTGGCCGACATCTTCCCCACCTCCTACGAGGTCGGGGTGCTCAATGGGCGGGTGCGGCCCGGGGACACCGTCGCCGTCGTCGGCGCCGGTCCCATCGGACTGGCGGCGATCGCCACGGCCCGGCTGTTCTCGCCCGAGCGGATCGTCGCCGTCGACCTGGCCGCCTCCCGGCTGGAGGCGGCCAGGCGGCTCGGCGCCGATGCAGTGGCCGATGCCCGTGAACACCCGGAGCAGCTGATCGCCGACCTCACGGACGGACTCGGCGCGGACGTCGTCATCGAGGCGGTGGGCGTGCCGGAGACCTTCGAACTGTGCACGCGCATGGTGCGCCCCGGAGGACACGTGGCCAACGTGGGCGTGCACGGCAAGCCCGCCACTCTGCACCTCGAAGACCTGTGGATCAAGAACGTGACCATCACCACCGGACTCGTCGACACCTACTCGACGCCCACCCTGCTGCGGATGACGGCGGCCGGCCGGCTGCCCACCGCGGAGATGGTCACCCACACCTTCCCGCTCGACCGCATGGAGGAGGCCTACGACGTCTTCTCCCGGGCCGCCGACACCGGCGCGCTCAAGGTGGTGCTCGGCGGGCCGCAGCACGAGGTCGCCGTCCGTGCGACCTGA
- a CDS encoding pyridoxamine 5'-phosphate oxidase family protein, giving the protein MDEQVKPGAVKGSPTSDLGRRLTRRREELGLSRREAAERAGMAPGYLQYLEEQPATAPGMSALLRLAGALRTTVRDLTGSTLDLPPGAGRASPHPQFTELSKQECRALLATHGVGRVAVPTVSGPVVVPVNYSVVEGAIVFRTADGTTPAQAAGCQVAFEVDRIDEAFSQGWSVLVRGHARTVTAPDDVRHLTERAYSLPWAGGERDVWVRIDPLALTGRRITV; this is encoded by the coding sequence ATGGACGAACAGGTGAAACCGGGCGCGGTGAAGGGATCCCCGACGAGTGATCTCGGACGTCGCCTCACCCGACGACGCGAGGAACTCGGCCTGTCCCGAAGGGAGGCGGCCGAACGGGCGGGCATGGCACCCGGCTACCTCCAGTACCTGGAGGAACAGCCCGCCACCGCACCGGGCATGAGCGCCCTCCTCAGGCTGGCCGGGGCCCTGCGTACCACCGTGCGGGACCTCACCGGCAGCACCTTGGATCTTCCGCCGGGCGCCGGGCGGGCGAGCCCGCACCCCCAGTTCACGGAGCTGAGCAAACAGGAGTGCCGCGCCCTGCTCGCCACGCACGGCGTGGGCAGGGTCGCGGTGCCCACCGTGTCGGGGCCCGTCGTCGTCCCCGTCAACTACAGCGTGGTCGAGGGCGCGATCGTCTTCCGTACCGCGGACGGCACCACGCCCGCGCAGGCGGCCGGCTGCCAGGTCGCCTTCGAGGTCGACCGCATCGACGAGGCGTTCAGCCAGGGCTGGAGCGTTCTGGTGCGCGGCCACGCGCGGACCGTGACGGCTCCGGACGATGTACGGCACCTCACGGAGCGCGCGTACAGCCTGCCGTGGGCCGGCGGCGAGCGCGACGTGTGGGTGCGCATCGATCCGCTCGCGCTCACCGGGCGCAGGATCACGGTGTGA
- a CDS encoding universal stress protein: MTPQHVVIGMDGSLLAVRALDWAAGEAVRRGVGLRVVYAVVDRDEAGPVLSAAASRVSGRHPGLPVVTAVAEDGTVQALVRESGHAALTVVGTRGLGGLTGLLFGSVTPRLAARARGPLLVVRGDHPCDGGRDVLLGLESDADVDAAVYAFQEAERRGVRLRVLHSLNHRQVPPELPSLVPVTSPGQERLARNDRAEEAVPRFALTRLREQHPGVDVETRTFRAGAAHSLLQATQEAAVVVIGAHGRGGPGAGLGPVAHTLLRRSHCPVVVVPGGG, translated from the coding sequence ATGACTCCCCAACACGTGGTCATAGGAATGGACGGTTCGCTGCTCGCCGTTCGGGCGTTGGACTGGGCCGCCGGCGAGGCGGTGCGCCGTGGAGTCGGCCTGCGCGTCGTGTACGCCGTGGTGGACCGGGACGAGGCCGGACCCGTACTGAGTGCCGCGGCGTCACGGGTGAGCGGGCGGCACCCCGGTCTGCCGGTCGTGACAGCGGTGGCGGAGGACGGCACCGTACAGGCGCTGGTACGTGAGAGCGGGCATGCGGCCCTGACCGTTGTGGGCACGCGCGGCCTCGGCGGACTCACCGGCCTGCTGTTCGGCTCGGTGACCCCGCGACTGGCCGCGCGGGCGCGGGGCCCGTTGCTGGTCGTACGCGGGGACCATCCGTGCGACGGGGGCCGGGATGTGCTGCTCGGCCTGGAGAGCGACGCGGACGTGGATGCGGCCGTCTACGCCTTCCAGGAAGCCGAGCGGCGCGGTGTCCGGCTGCGTGTCCTGCACTCCTTGAACCACCGGCAGGTGCCCCCCGAACTGCCGTCGCTGGTGCCCGTGACGAGCCCGGGACAGGAGCGACTCGCCCGGAACGACCGGGCCGAGGAGGCCGTACCGCGGTTCGCTCTGACCCGGCTGCGGGAACAGCACCCTGGCGTGGACGTCGAGACCCGCACGTTCCGCGCCGGTGCGGCGCATTCGCTGCTGCAAGCCACGCAGGAGGCCGCGGTCGTGGTCATCGGTGCGCACGGGCGCGGCGGGCCGGGAGCGGGGTTGGGACCGGTCGCGCACACCCTGTTGCGCCGGTCCCACTGCCCTGTGGTCGTCGTGCCCGGCGGCGGATGA
- a CDS encoding BON domain-containing protein has protein sequence MHGTVHADATLAQAARIMARSWVKRLPVVDDQEVHQGIVSRPDLLDVFSRDDEDIADGVRRAFVEQLFPAPVVPIRVEVRDGVVTLTGRIRDTTFVPVAARLVRAVAGVVDVDCAPPGPRRHPDLDPDLPDDDETRRTSEAGSTS, from the coding sequence ATGCACGGCACCGTCCACGCGGACGCGACCCTCGCCCAGGCCGCGCGCATCATGGCCAGGAGCTGGGTCAAGCGGCTTCCGGTCGTCGACGATCAAGAGGTGCACCAGGGCATCGTCAGCCGGCCCGACCTGCTCGATGTGTTCTCGCGGGACGACGAGGACATCGCCGACGGAGTACGTCGAGCATTCGTCGAGCAGCTGTTCCCCGCCCCCGTCGTGCCGATCCGGGTGGAAGTCCGCGATGGAGTCGTCACGCTTACGGGCCGTATCCGTGACACCACGTTCGTGCCCGTCGCAGCCCGCCTCGTGCGGGCTGTCGCGGGCGTGGTGGACGTCGACTGCGCGCCGCCGGGACCGCGCAGGCATCCGGATCTCGACCCGGATCTCCCGGACGACGACGAGACCCGACGGACTTCCGAAGCCGGAAGCACGTCCTGA
- a CDS encoding Rv1733c family protein yields MATTSRTKVTRAWLWRWHRSPLRRASDRAEAWIVLVTWLLALLGAVLAGVETAAAMERGMAENRAQARAVSAVLTDNAAESDTETDLGTVWVKVRWTDANGGAHTDRTKVDADAVAGSKVTVWVNRENELVSKPAARSEARLQAAVGGMLVALGAGAGVLVVGRLPRAFLERRRLVEWGEEWERVGPRWRKRMLG; encoded by the coding sequence ATGGCGACGACGTCTCGTACGAAAGTCACCAGGGCGTGGCTGTGGCGCTGGCACCGAAGTCCGCTTCGGCGTGCCAGCGATCGTGCTGAGGCCTGGATCGTGCTCGTCACCTGGCTTCTCGCGCTGCTGGGCGCCGTACTCGCGGGCGTCGAGACAGCCGCCGCGATGGAGCGGGGCATGGCCGAGAACCGCGCACAGGCACGTGCCGTATCGGCGGTGCTCACGGACAACGCGGCGGAGTCCGACACGGAGACCGACCTCGGTACGGTGTGGGTGAAGGTGCGCTGGACCGATGCGAACGGCGGCGCGCACACCGACCGGACGAAGGTTGACGCCGACGCCGTGGCGGGCAGCAAGGTCACGGTGTGGGTGAACCGCGAGAACGAGCTGGTGTCCAAGCCGGCCGCCCGGAGCGAGGCGAGGCTCCAGGCGGCCGTGGGAGGCATGCTGGTGGCGCTCGGCGCGGGAGCCGGAGTGCTGGTCGTGGGCCGCCTTCCGCGCGCGTTCCTGGAGCGGCGGCGCCTGGTCGAGTGGGGCGAGGAGTGGGAGCGGGTCGGTCCCAGGTGGAGGAAGCGGATGCTCGGCTGA
- a CDS encoding Hsp20/alpha crystallin family protein — MTGVIERLPDWPTLPDLLGWLPGAHTVPGLHGIRVEEHLAEGTYVLRAELPGIDPAKDVEITVDEGVLTLRAERGEETEEKHRTEFRYGTFARSVRLPAGAKGDEATAEYKDGVLTITVPVPEEKAGTRTIPVRHG, encoded by the coding sequence ATGACTGGCGTGATCGAACGGCTGCCGGACTGGCCGACGTTGCCCGATCTGTTGGGCTGGCTCCCGGGTGCGCACACGGTCCCGGGGCTGCACGGCATACGCGTCGAGGAACACCTGGCGGAGGGGACTTACGTGCTGCGGGCCGAGCTTCCGGGCATCGACCCCGCCAAGGACGTCGAGATCACCGTCGATGAGGGTGTGCTGACGCTGCGCGCCGAGCGTGGTGAGGAGACCGAGGAGAAGCACCGTACGGAATTCCGCTACGGCACCTTCGCCCGCTCCGTCCGGCTGCCCGCGGGCGCGAAAGGGGACGAGGCGACCGCCGAGTACAAGGACGGCGTCCTGACCATCACGGTCCCGGTCCCGGAGGAGAAGGCAGGGACCAGGACCATCCCGGTGCGGCACGGCTGA
- a CDS encoding DUF4389 domain-containing protein, which translates to MSTKSMSPVRLTADLDPRLSRWLWLVKWLLAIPHYVILLFLWVAFVGVSVAAFFAIAFTGRYPRALFDFNTGVLRWSWRVAYYAYGALGTDRYPPFTLADVPDYPTHFDVSYPKELSRGLVWVKWWLLALPHYIVLGFLLGGVRLPWAEGGLITVLTLFAGVSLAFTGRYPRGVFDLVMGLNRWVLRVAAYSALLTDVYPPFRLDQGGHEGPVMSTDAGGSPS; encoded by the coding sequence ATGAGCACGAAAAGCATGTCTCCGGTCCGGCTGACAGCGGATCTCGATCCGCGGTTGTCCCGCTGGCTGTGGCTGGTGAAGTGGCTGCTCGCGATCCCCCACTACGTCATCCTGCTGTTCCTGTGGGTGGCGTTCGTGGGGGTGAGCGTGGCGGCGTTCTTCGCGATTGCCTTCACCGGCCGCTATCCACGCGCCCTCTTCGACTTCAACACCGGTGTACTGCGGTGGAGTTGGCGAGTGGCGTACTACGCGTACGGTGCTCTGGGCACCGACCGCTACCCGCCCTTCACGCTCGCCGACGTACCCGACTACCCGACGCACTTCGACGTGTCGTACCCCAAGGAGCTCTCCCGCGGCCTCGTGTGGGTGAAGTGGTGGCTGCTCGCCCTCCCCCACTACATCGTGCTCGGCTTCCTGCTCGGCGGGGTCCGCCTGCCGTGGGCCGAGGGCGGGTTGATCACCGTACTCACGCTGTTCGCCGGGGTCTCCCTGGCGTTCACCGGACGCTACCCGCGCGGCGTCTTCGATCTGGTGATGGGGCTCAACCGCTGGGTGCTGCGCGTGGCCGCCTACTCGGCCCTGCTCACCGACGTGTATCCGCCCTTCCGGCTCGACCAGGGCGGCCACGAAGGGCCCGTCATGAGCACCGATGCCGGTGGATCACCGTCGTAG
- a CDS encoding CBS domain-containing protein has translation MKATKVGAVMVSHVVTADYGTSFKEVVRRLDQHRVSGLPVTDEDDKVIGVISETDLMLKQSRPDPNARPGTWAWLRRLSPGVRRATAKSRARTAGGAMSTPAITVYADATLPEAARLMAEHRIERLPVVDEEERLVGIVTRRDLLQVFVRADEEIRRDVELGIFVKTLWLAPHTVEADVRDGIVTLTGQLERRSDIPVALDLTRRTDGVVDVVDHLSYRFDDDRRLQPAGQAPHGVADDWLRRL, from the coding sequence ATGAAGGCCACCAAAGTCGGTGCCGTCATGGTCAGCCACGTCGTCACGGCGGACTACGGCACATCGTTCAAGGAAGTGGTGCGAAGGCTGGACCAACACCGCGTCAGTGGGCTCCCGGTGACCGACGAGGACGACAAGGTCATCGGCGTGATCTCCGAGACCGACCTCATGCTGAAGCAGTCCCGGCCGGACCCGAACGCCCGCCCGGGCACCTGGGCGTGGCTGCGCCGTCTGAGCCCCGGCGTCCGGCGGGCCACGGCCAAGAGCCGTGCGCGCACGGCCGGCGGAGCGATGTCGACGCCCGCCATCACCGTGTACGCCGACGCCACGCTCCCCGAGGCCGCCCGGCTCATGGCCGAGCATCGCATCGAGCGGCTGCCCGTGGTGGACGAGGAGGAGCGGCTGGTCGGCATCGTCACCCGCCGCGACCTGCTCCAGGTCTTCGTGCGAGCCGACGAGGAGATCCGGCGGGACGTGGAACTGGGGATCTTCGTGAAAACGCTGTGGCTGGCCCCGCACACCGTCGAGGCCGACGTGCGGGACGGCATCGTCACCCTCACCGGCCAGCTGGAGCGGCGCAGCGACATACCCGTGGCGCTGGACCTGACGCGACGGACGGACGGCGTCGTGGACGTCGTCGACCACTTGTCGTACCGGTTCGACGACGACAGGCGTCTTCAGCCGGCCGGACAGGCCCCGCACGGCGTGGCCGACGACTGGCTGCGCAGGCTCTGA
- a CDS encoding universal stress protein, whose protein sequence is MQLPLVVGVDGSEASLPAVDWAVDEAARRGVPLRLVHASLWERYEGPPPWHGVEQPSERVLAEHVVASAAERAARRNPEVKVSTVILTEEPVDALLREGNNASALVTGSRGRGELKGMLLGSVGLAVAARAHCPVIVVRGDKVALAASHERILLGAGDPATSAEAVRFAFREAETRACTLDVVRAWRCPAYEISESPQAVVEDLARHHEERASALLDAVLHDAMADHPGVRVRRATVEGPARKVLLSRSAAADLVIIGARRRQGHLGLQLGLVGHALLHHADCPVAVVPQQV, encoded by the coding sequence ATGCAGCTTCCTCTGGTCGTAGGTGTCGACGGATCGGAAGCGAGTCTTCCGGCGGTCGACTGGGCGGTGGACGAGGCGGCCCGACGTGGTGTTCCGCTGCGGCTGGTGCACGCTTCTCTCTGGGAGCGCTACGAGGGCCCCCCGCCCTGGCACGGTGTCGAACAGCCATCCGAAAGGGTGCTGGCGGAACACGTCGTCGCCTCGGCGGCGGAGCGTGCCGCACGGCGCAACCCGGAGGTGAAGGTGTCCACCGTGATCCTCACGGAGGAACCCGTCGACGCCCTTCTGCGTGAAGGCAACAACGCCTCCGCCCTGGTCACGGGATCGCGTGGCCGCGGTGAGCTGAAGGGGATGCTCCTGGGATCGGTAGGCCTGGCCGTGGCGGCCCGCGCGCACTGCCCGGTGATCGTGGTCCGCGGTGACAAGGTCGCCCTGGCCGCGAGCCACGAGCGGATCCTGCTCGGCGCCGGGGACCCGGCCACGAGCGCCGAGGCCGTGCGCTTCGCCTTCCGAGAGGCCGAAACACGCGCGTGCACCCTCGACGTCGTACGCGCCTGGCGCTGCCCCGCGTACGAGATCTCCGAGAGTCCTCAGGCCGTGGTCGAGGACCTGGCGCGTCACCACGAGGAGCGGGCCTCCGCCCTGCTCGACGCGGTGCTCCACGACGCGATGGCCGACCATCCGGGTGTCCGGGTGCGCCGCGCGACGGTCGAGGGACCGGCCCGCAAGGTGCTCCTGAGCCGGTCGGCCGCCGCCGATCTCGTGATCATCGGGGCGCGGCGCAGGCAGGGACACCTCGGCCTCCAGCTCGGCCTGGTGGGCCATGCGCTGCTGCACCACGCCGACTGCCCGGTGGCGGTCGTGCCCCAACAGGTGTGA
- a CDS encoding HAD family hydrolase — protein MTVRSRTELVPALRDVRAVVLDTDGVITDSARVHAAAWRTAFDAFLREHPPEDPGARRPFDVSEDYLRYVDGKSRLDGAAAFLASRGLDTSAETVRAVAADKELLFTERLVQHGVDAYPGTVRLVRALRRAGIPVAAASASRHAGELLTRAGVMDLFDGLVDGGEAARLGLAGKPEPDLFLEAVRRLGVPADRAAVVEDALAGVEAGRRGAFGVVVGVDRAAGPDTGERLRRHGADIVVRDLGELLVGGTPR, from the coding sequence GTGACCGTGCGGTCCCGTACCGAACTCGTTCCCGCGCTTCGGGACGTCCGGGCTGTCGTCCTCGACACCGACGGGGTGATCACCGACTCGGCCAGGGTGCACGCCGCCGCGTGGCGGACCGCCTTCGACGCCTTCTTGCGCGAGCATCCGCCCGAAGACCCCGGTGCGCGGCGCCCGTTCGACGTGAGCGAGGACTATCTGCGGTACGTGGACGGCAAGTCCCGGTTGGACGGAGCCGCCGCCTTCCTCGCCTCGCGCGGCCTCGACACCTCGGCCGAAACGGTGCGTGCCGTCGCCGCCGACAAGGAACTGCTTTTCACCGAGCGGCTGGTACAGCACGGCGTGGACGCCTATCCGGGGACGGTACGGCTGGTGCGTGCCCTGCGCCGGGCGGGGATACCCGTGGCCGCGGCCTCGGCGTCCCGGCACGCGGGTGAACTCCTCACCAGGGCCGGAGTGATGGACCTCTTCGACGGGCTGGTCGACGGTGGCGAAGCGGCCCGGCTGGGGCTGGCGGGCAAGCCGGAACCCGACCTCTTCCTGGAGGCGGTGCGACGGCTCGGCGTCCCCGCCGACCGCGCCGCCGTCGTCGAGGACGCGCTGGCGGGTGTGGAGGCGGGCCGTCGCGGTGCGTTCGGCGTCGTCGTCGGCGTGGACCGGGCCGCCGGCCCGGACACCGGGGAGAGACTGCGGCGGCACGGCGCCGACATCGTCGTACGAGACCTGGGGGAGCTGCTCGTGGGAGGGACACCGCGGTGA